Proteins encoded together in one Telopea speciosissima isolate NSW1024214 ecotype Mountain lineage chromosome 4, Tspe_v1, whole genome shotgun sequence window:
- the LOC122657721 gene encoding small nuclear ribonucleoprotein E-like — MATTRVQRIMTQPINLIFRFLQSKARIQIWLFEQKDLRIEGRIIGFDEYMNLVLDDAEEVHIKKNIKKPLGRILLKGDNITLMMNTGK; from the exons ATGGCGACCACCAGAGTTCAGAGGATCATGACCCAGCCCATC AATCTCATCTTCAGATTTCTCCAGAGC AAAGCTCGCATTCAAATTTGGCTTTTTGAGCAGAAGGATTTGAGGATTGAAGGGCGTATCATT GGGTTTGATGAGTATATGAATTTGGTTTTAGATGATGCTGAAGAGGTCCACATCAAGAAAAACATCAAAAAGCCATTGG GAAGGATTCTTCTTAAAGGAGACAATATCACTCTGATGATGAACAC GGGAAAATGA